One Nicotiana sylvestris chromosome 12, ASM39365v2, whole genome shotgun sequence genomic window carries:
- the LOC104243490 gene encoding F-box protein SKIP19-like — MANEHENLEESSSSIVAPPPSPPWVELPWEVTMDILRRPGAIEIVESAQRVWNTWWKVCHNPAMWSVVDLKNEGDNFKMPWVLDKICRIAVDRSQGQLLKISIDNFGSIDMINYIAERSSQLRHLRVVKCYSNLVGGWAAAAKNFPLLEELHIYFTLITKDDIESVGRYCPLLKSFTLNATEYGNLIFPPSQCNDQALAIAKSMPKLRHLALLQNSLTNKGLLAILDGCSLLESLDLRCCCCVDLEGDLERRCMQQIVDLKRPGDSTHDYEFHSENQRRPSSDEDDDICYDYDYGLSLGDSREYDYDYDRL, encoded by the exons ATGGCAAATGAACACGAAAACTTGGAAGAATCTTCCTCGTCAATTGTAGCACCACCGCCATCGCCGCCGTGGGTGGAGCTTCCGTGGGAGGTTACGATGGACATTCTACGGCGGCCGGGAGCGATAGAGATAGTGGAGAGTGCACAGAGAGTTTGGAATACCTGGTGGAAGGTGTGCCATAACCCCGCTATGTGGTCTGTTGTTGACTTGAAAAATGAAGGTGATAATTTCAAAATGCCTTGGGTGTTGGACAAGATATGTCGGATTGCAGTTGATCGTAGCCAGGGTCAGTTACTCAAAATTAGCATCGATAATTTTGGTAGCATAGACATGATCAACTACATTGCTGAGAG ATCAAGTCAGCTCAGACATCTTCGAGTTGTCAAGTGTTATAGTAACTTAGTTGGAGGTTGGGCTGCAGCTGCCAAGAACTTCCCATTGCTGGAGGAGTTGCACATTTACTTTACCTTGATTACTAAAGATGATATAGAAAGTGTTGGTCGTTATTGCCCCCTGCTCAAGTCATTTACATTGAATGCCACTGAATATGGAAATTTGATATTTCCACCATCTCAATGCAATGATCAAGCTCTAGCTATTGCCAAAAGTATGCCTAAATTGAGGCACCTTGCACTTCTTCAAAATAGCTTGACAAATAAAGGATTGCTTGCCATTCTTGATGGCTGTTCGCTCCTTGAATCACTTGACTTGCGCTGCTGTTGTTGTGTTGATCTTGAAGGGGACTTAGAAAGAAGATGTATGCAACAGATTGTAGATCTAAAGCGCCCCGGTGATTCCACACATGACTATGAATTTCATTCTGAAAATCAGCGTCGCCCGTCTTCTGATGAAGATGACGATATTTGTTATGACTACGATTACGGCCTCAGCCTTGGGGACTCTCGTGAGTATGATTATGATTACGATAGATTATGA